One part of the Sciurus carolinensis chromosome 4, mSciCar1.2, whole genome shotgun sequence genome encodes these proteins:
- the Sp7 gene encoding transcription factor Sp7, with translation MASSLLEEEAHYGSSPLAMLTAACSKFGGSSPLRDSTTLGKAGTKKPYSDLSAPKTMGDAYPAPFSSTNGLLSPAGSPPAPTSGYANDYPPFSHSFPGPTGTQDPGLLMPKGHSSSDCLPSVYTSLDMAHPYGSWYKAGIHAGISPGPGNTPAPWWDMHPGGNWLGGGQGQGDGLQGTLPTGPAQPPLNPQLPTYPSDFAPLNPAPYPAPHLLQPGPQHVLPQDVYKPKAVGNSGQLEGSGGAKPTRGAGTGGSGGYGGSGAGRSSCDCPNCQELERLGAAAAGLRKKPIHSCHIPGCGKVYGKASHLKAHLRWHTGERPFVCNWLFCGKRFTRSDELERHVRTHTREKKFTCLLCSKRFTRSDHLSKHQRTHGEPGPGPPASGPKELGEGRSVGEEETSQTSRPSASPAPPEKAPGGSPEQSNLLEI, from the exons ATGGCGTCCTCCCTGCTTGAG GAGGAAGCTCACTATGGCTCCAGTCCCTTGGCCATGTTGACAGCTGCATGCAGCAAATTTGGTGGTTCCAGCCCTCTGCGAGACTCAACAACATTGGGCAAAGCAGGCACGAAGAAGCCATACTCTGACCTTTCAGCCCCCAAAACCATGGGGGATGCCTACCCAGCCCCCTTTTCAAGTACCAATGGGCTCCTCTCACCTGCAGGCAGTCCTCCAGCGCCCACCTCTGGCTATGCCAATGACTACCCACCTTTTTCCCATTCATTCCCTGGGCCCACAGGCACCCAGGACCCTGGGCTACTAATGCCCAAGGGGCACAGTTCTTCTGACTGCCTGCCCAGTGTCTACACCTCTCTGGATATGGCACACCCCTACGGCTCTTGGTACAAGGCGGGCATCCACGCAGGCATTTCTCCAGGCCCAGGCAACACTCCTGCTCCTTGGTGGGACATGCACCCCGGGGGCAACTGGCTAGGTGGTGGGCAGGGCCAGGGTGATGGGCTGCAAGGGACACTGCCCACAGGCCCTGCTCAGCCTCCACTGAACCCCCAGCTACCTACCTACCCATCTGACTTTGCCCCCCTTAATCCAGCCCCCTACCCAGCACCCCACCTCCTGCAACCAGGGCCCCAGCACGTCCTGCCCCAAGATGTCTATAAGCCCAAGGCTGTTGGCAATAGTGGGCAGCTGGAGGGGAGTGGTGGAGCCAAACCAACCCGGGGTGCAGGCACCGGGGGCAGTGGAGGATATGGGGGTAGTGGGGCAGGGCGCTCCTCCTGTGACTGCCCCAACTGTCAGGAGCTAGAGCGGCTaggggcagcagcagctgggCTGCGGAAGAAGCCCATCCACAGCTGCCACATTCCTGGCTGTGGCAAAGTGTATGGCAAGGCCTCACACCTGAAGGCGCACCTGCGCTGGCACACAGGAGAGAGGCCTTTTGTCTGCAACTGGCTCTTCTGTGGCAAGAGGTTCACCCGTTCCGATGAGCTGGAGCGCCATGTGCGCACTCACACAAGGGAGAAGAAGTTCACCTGCCTGCTCTGCTCTAAGCGCTTTACCAGAAGTGACCACCTGAGCAAACACCAGCGCACCCACGGAGAGCCAGGCCCGGGCCCCCCTGCCAGTGGCCCCAAGGAGCTGGGGGAGGGCCGCAGCGTGGGAGAAGAAGAGACCAGTCAGACCTCCCGACCTTCAGCCTCGCCAGCACCCCCAGAGAAAGCCCCTGGAGGCAGCCCCGAGCAGAGCAACCTGCTGGAGATCTGA